The Helicobacter ganmani genome includes a window with the following:
- a CDS encoding glycosyltransferase family 4 protein translates to MRILHTEWSGGFGGQEIRILNEMQEMRRRGCHLALATKEDARILPKAKEYGFTTFTLPFRRKTDIESIYKLHKIARNFDIINTHSGIDTWLGGLASIGSGAKFIRTRHLSNKIHPSRLNFINSLADFIITTGESIREAMIRENRIKPERILSIPTGIDTETFYKEKYNKEAMKTKYNLPQNKLIIGNLGVLRAMKRQDVFIEVARGICQKYPDVFFVIAGSGDGQVCLENLAKEVNQAANQEIVRLLGHIENPAEFLATLDIFMLTSDRNEGVPQSLMQALAMEIPSIAGNIGSITDLHFYSQGKPNFILTQNPNLEEFIEALELLIRKERRILPSRDFICKNFSLVAMGEKTMQVYQNLLS, encoded by the coding sequence ATGCGCATTTTACACACAGAATGGTCGGGTGGCTTTGGCGGACAGGAGATTCGGATTCTAAACGAAATGCAAGAAATGCGTAGGCGTGGCTGCCATCTTGCGCTTGCTACCAAAGAGGACGCTAGAATCTTACCCAAAGCAAAAGAATATGGTTTTACCACCTTTACCCTACCCTTTAGGCGCAAAACCGACATAGAGAGCATCTACAAACTCCATAAAATCGCAAGAAACTTTGATATTATCAACACGCATAGTGGCATAGATACTTGGTTGGGTGGATTAGCTAGTATCGGGAGTGGAGCGAAGTTTATCCGCACAAGACATTTATCTAACAAAATTCACCCCTCGCGCTTAAACTTTATTAACTCCCTAGCAGATTTCATCATTACCACAGGAGAAAGTATTCGTGAAGCAATGATACGAGAAAATCGTATCAAACCAGAGAGGATTCTCTCTATACCCACAGGCATTGATACAGAAACTTTTTACAAAGAAAAATATAACAAAGAAGCAATGAAAACAAAATACAATCTCCCACAAAATAAATTGATTATAGGCAATTTAGGCGTTTTGCGCGCAATGAAAAGACAAGATGTTTTTATTGAAGTCGCACGTGGAATTTGCCAAAAATATCCCGATGTATTTTTTGTGATTGCAGGTAGCGGAGATGGACAAGTGTGTTTAGAAAATCTTGCAAAGGAAGTCAATCAGGCGGCAAATCAAGAAATCGTGCGCTTGCTTGGACACATTGAAAATCCTGCGGAATTTTTGGCAACTTTGGATATATTTATGCTTACTAGCGATAGAAATGAGGGTGTGCCACAAAGCCTAATGCAAGCTCTCGCTATGGAAATTCCAAGTATTGCAGGCAATATAGGGTCTATCACGGATTTGCACTTTTATTCTCAAGGTAAGCCAAATTTCATTCTCACGCAAAATCCAAACTTAGAGGAGTTTATAGAAGCATTAGAATTGCTAATTAGAAAAGAGAGAAGAATCCTACCATCTCGTGATTTTATTTGTAAAAATTTCTCTCTCGTCGCAATGGGAGAGAAAACTATGCAAGTATATCAAAATCTGCTATCCTAA
- a CDS encoding pyridoxamine 5'-phosphate oxidase family protein, translating to MRRSDFDCKDLGFIQEFLNKIEFGTLVIPDSIPYAVPLSFCYEDSKIYLHGAKAGRKYELLKHNPKVSFSVAKPYAYIPSSFLKGTMIPTQFFFSVFLEGQFCVVEDLEEKKHILTRLVRKYEPKNSQMSMESGQFVGKEKGTFVGKILVESLSAKAKFGQNLKSAEWEQIMQDLKNRKEKRDAETIELMQRFVTK from the coding sequence ATGCGGCGCAGTGATTTTGATTGCAAAGATTTGGGATTCATACAAGAGTTTTTAAACAAAATAGAATTTGGTACGCTCGTGATTCCTGATAGCATTCCCTATGCTGTGCCACTTAGCTTTTGCTATGAGGATTCTAAGATTTATCTACACGGCGCAAAGGCGGGGCGCAAATATGAGCTTCTAAAACATAATCCAAAAGTCTCCTTTAGTGTGGCAAAACCTTATGCTTATATTCCCTCAAGTTTTTTGAAAGGAACGATGATTCCGACACAATTTTTCTTTTCTGTCTTTTTAGAGGGGCAGTTTTGTGTCGTGGAGGATTTGGAGGAGAAAAAGCATATTTTAACGCGTCTTGTGCGCAAATATGAGCCTAAAAATTCTCAAATGAGTATGGAGAGTGGGCAGTTTGTCGGTAAGGAAAAAGGCACTTTTGTAGGAAAAATTTTAGTGGAATCTTTAAGTGCGAAAGCAAAATTTGGTCAGAATCTTAAAAGTGCGGAATGGGAGCAAATTATGCAGGATTTAAAGAATCGCAAAGAGAAGCGGGACGCAGAGACAATAGAGCTTATGCAACGATTTGTAACAAAATAG
- a CDS encoding UDP-N-acetylmuramate dehydrogenase, with protein sequence MFQKIVDFSCYTSVRIGTRLALNYIESPQDYIALLEQASPQIIGKANNLLIAPNAKNLCVLSKAFDYIKDLGDSLEVGAATPSGKLFSYAKRKNLGGFEILCGLPGSMGGILKMNAGLKSYEIQKVTLGILQLDSLGKLDFKGVENLGLSYRSSQIEGLIFAGIFKKQSGFRADLVEECIKMRQNQPTEPSFGSCFKNPKGDFAGRLIEAVGLKGVRFGKNKSLCFSEKHANFLVNLGDSTFEEALELIEIAKEKVQKERGIALENEVQILR encoded by the coding sequence ATGTTTCAAAAAATTGTAGATTTTTCGTGTTATACGAGCGTGCGGATTGGCACACGGCTTGCATTAAATTATATAGAATCGCCCCAAGATTATATTGCTCTCTTGGAGCAGGCTTCCCCGCAAATCATCGGCAAGGCAAACAATCTATTGATTGCTCCAAATGCTAAGAATCTCTGCGTTTTAAGCAAAGCATTTGATTATATTAAGGACTTAGGAGATAGTTTGGAAGTTGGTGCGGCTACACCTAGCGGCAAGCTATTTTCCTATGCTAAACGCAAGAATTTGGGAGGGTTTGAGATTCTTTGTGGATTGCCCGGAAGTATGGGCGGAATCCTCAAGATGAATGCGGGACTAAAAAGCTATGAGATTCAAAAAGTAACACTCGGAATCTTGCAATTAGACTCTTTGGGTAAGCTTGATTTTAAGGGTGTAGAGAACTTAGGGTTAAGCTATCGTAGCAGTCAGATTGAGGGGCTAATTTTTGCTGGGATTTTTAAAAAACAAAGTGGTTTTAGAGCTGATTTGGTGGAGGAATGTATAAAAATGCGCCAAAATCAGCCCACAGAGCCTAGTTTTGGGAGTTGTTTTAAGAATCCTAAAGGGGATTTTGCAGGGAGATTGATTGAAGCAGTGGGGCTAAAGGGTGTGCGATTTGGTAAAAACAAAAGCCTATGTTTTAGCGAGAAACACGCGAATTTTCTTGTTAATCTTGGGGATTCTACCTTTGAGGAAGCGTTAGAACTGATAGAGATTGCAAAAGAAAAAGTGCAAAAGGAACGTGGAATCGCACTAGAAAATGAAGTGCAGATTCTGCGATAA
- the fliQ gene encoding flagellar biosynthesis protein FliQ — MESQLMALAIETYKITLTLSLPMLLVGLVVGLMISIFQATTQINEMTLTFVPKILAVIVVIIFTMPWMLNMLMDFTTRIFNLMPSFLF, encoded by the coding sequence GTGGAATCGCAATTAATGGCTTTGGCGATTGAGACTTATAAAATTACGCTTACCCTTTCTCTCCCGATGTTGCTTGTCGGGTTGGTAGTGGGCTTGATGATTAGTATTTTTCAAGCCACGACGCAAATTAATGAGATGACGCTTACTTTTGTGCCAAAGATTCTAGCGGTGATTGTTGTGATTATCTTTACAATGCCTTGGATGTTGAATATGCTAATGGACTTTACGACAAGAATCTTTAATCTAATGCCAAGCTTTCTTTTTTAG
- a CDS encoding primase-helicase zinc-binding domain-containing protein gives MTQDYKQSCKSVVDEFLKNATRFDFSEYEILDYNEFLYFFKIKVINELDIESKYKILTGLHKGNSGDFFFTDEESLRNKMSIYLKAEINDSKNLDLLKSLIQDGGFATFKKDKNIREIEPKFYYSHICKECDGDGEVVCHHCGGAGKVSCHSCSGSGKKTCNSCNGSGRTRFVFNGESRIVSCNACGGSGKNRCSDCQGSGKNICNVCRGSGDVICEICDGEGHLTDVYTIFLYAKPDYTLILQENTQDFIKEALQKTLIYNMDSFGSIKRLTLTSDERTKQIKEVYESAVPFATFSIRLNDSENNFILYGRDAEIFDAGGILDKILQADLNKLVKSAQFTFANPFAPFVFAIPLRIFLKSEKNIELIANDALHQGKTLQEALDNLEPSNNSHDTVDNRVNKAYELLGRTFSKDYIQTTLQTLPKAISRINRISQVNWFVLAFFVSVFMVILNRVGIFYSSQKSFTFKDGNILYLNPSIYNAKGLFDFGNFWDLITFMPFVAIIFIFICIVGIGIGCNKLYWKFIGGKIFHSWILVFCPRHRNLLLVKSLCGYFALCLFFYLCPMYFKNEKLYGIFAKEEILQIYNATKIVFEVIGVHLAKFFALVFEGVSSLWQFLIGLFLGENCGIAINGFGD, from the coding sequence ATGACGCAAGATTATAAACAAAGTTGTAAGAGCGTTGTAGATGAATTTTTAAAAAACGCAACTAGATTTGACTTTAGCGAATACGAAATTTTGGACTATAATGAGTTTTTGTATTTTTTTAAAATTAAAGTTATTAATGAATTAGACATAGAGTCTAAATATAAAATACTCACAGGTTTGCATAAAGGTAATAGTGGAGATTTTTTCTTTACAGACGAAGAGTCTTTAAGAAATAAAATGAGTATTTATTTAAAGGCTGAAATTAACGATAGTAAAAACCTTGATTTGCTAAAGAGCCTTATACAAGATGGCGGATTTGCCACCTTTAAAAAAGATAAAAACATTAGAGAAATTGAGCCGAAGTTTTATTATAGTCATATTTGTAAAGAATGCGATGGAGATGGCGAAGTAGTTTGTCATCATTGCGGGGGAGCTGGCAAGGTTAGTTGTCATAGTTGCAGTGGAAGCGGTAAAAAAACTTGTAATTCTTGTAATGGAAGCGGTCGAACACGATTTGTCTTTAATGGGGAATCTCGCATAGTATCTTGTAATGCTTGTGGCGGCAGTGGTAAAAATAGATGTTCTGACTGCCAAGGTAGCGGAAAAAACATTTGTAATGTTTGTCGTGGAAGCGGTGATGTAATTTGCGAGATTTGCGATGGGGAAGGTCATCTTACTGATGTTTATACGATTTTTCTTTATGCAAAGCCGGATTATACTCTAATCTTGCAAGAAAACACGCAAGATTTCATTAAAGAAGCTCTGCAGAAAACGCTTATTTATAATATGGATTCATTTGGCTCAATCAAGCGACTTACACTAACAAGCGATGAAAGAACAAAACAAATTAAAGAAGTCTATGAATCCGCTGTGCCATTTGCAACCTTTAGTATTCGCTTAAATGATAGCGAGAATAATTTTATCCTTTATGGTAGAGATGCAGAAATATTTGATGCGGGCGGAATCTTAGATAAGATTTTGCAAGCAGATTTGAATAAACTTGTAAAAAGTGCGCAATTTACTTTTGCAAATCCTTTTGCACCTTTTGTATTTGCGATTCCTCTAAGAATATTTTTAAAATCAGAAAAAAATATAGAACTTATCGCAAACGATGCGTTGCATCAAGGCAAAACATTGCAAGAGGCATTAGATAACCTAGAACCATCAAATAATTCTCACGATACGGTGGATAATCGCGTTAATAAAGCTTATGAGCTGTTGGGTCGCACATTTAGCAAAGACTATATTCAAACTACATTACAAACATTGCCAAAGGCTATTTCTCGCATTAATCGTATCTCGCAAGTAAATTGGTTTGTTTTAGCATTTTTTGTTTCTGTTTTTATGGTTATTCTTAATAGGGTTGGAATCTTTTATTCAAGTCAAAAATCTTTTACTTTTAAAGATGGCAATATTCTTTATTTGAATCCATCTATTTACAATGCAAAGGGTTTGTTTGACTTTGGTAATTTTTGGGATTTAATCACTTTTATGCCCTTTGTTGCCATTATTTTTATCTTTATATGTATCGTTGGCATAGGCATAGGCTGTAATAAGCTTTATTGGAAGTTTATCGGCGGTAAAATATTTCATTCTTGGATTCTAGTTTTTTGCCCTCGCCATCGTAATTTATTATTAGTAAAATCCCTTTGTGGATATTTTGCGCTGTGTTTATTCTTTTATCTCTGCCCGATGTATTTTAAAAACGAAAAACTATATGGCATTTTTGCCAAAGAAGAGATTTTGCAAATTTACAATGCAACAAAAATAGTGTTTGAAGTTATTGGCGTCCATCTTGCGAAGTTTTTTGCGTTGGTGTTTGAGGGTGTGAGTTCCCTTTGGCAATTTTTAATTGGATTATTTTTAGGAGAGAATTGTGGAATCGCAATTAATGGCTTTGGCGATTGA
- the fabI gene encoding enoyl-ACP reductase FabI — protein MIMQGKKGLIVGVANNKSIAYGITKALKEQGATIGLTYMNEQIQKRVFPIAEEIGNSKFVYELDVSKKEHFALLRESIKRDFGTLDFLVHSVAFAPKEALDGSFLDTSKEAFNVAMEVSVYSLIELCRELKPVLSPNASILTLSYLGSVKHVAHYNVMGVAKAALESSVRYLAHDLGKEGIRVNAISAGPIRTLAASGIGDFRFILKWNEANSPLHRNVTIEEVGNSAMYLLSPLASAVTGEIHYVDCGYNIMGMAAVEEKDGKATMVWDSYK, from the coding sequence ATGATTATGCAAGGAAAAAAGGGCTTGATTGTCGGTGTGGCAAACAATAAATCTATTGCGTATGGAATCACAAAGGCACTCAAAGAGCAAGGTGCGACAATCGGCTTAACCTATATGAATGAACAAATTCAAAAACGCGTGTTTCCCATTGCGGAAGAAATCGGGAATTCCAAGTTTGTTTATGAGCTAGATGTAAGCAAAAAGGAGCATTTTGCGCTTTTGCGTGAAAGTATCAAGCGAGATTTTGGAACATTGGACTTCTTGGTGCATAGCGTTGCTTTTGCTCCTAAAGAAGCGTTAGATGGGAGCTTTTTGGATACAAGCAAAGAAGCCTTTAATGTTGCAATGGAAGTTTCAGTTTATTCGCTTATTGAGCTTTGCCGCGAACTTAAACCTGTACTAAGCCCCAATGCTTCAATTCTTACACTAAGCTATCTAGGAAGTGTCAAGCATGTTGCGCATTATAATGTAATGGGCGTTGCTAAGGCTGCTTTGGAATCTAGTGTGCGTTATCTAGCGCACGATTTAGGGAAAGAAGGAATCCGTGTCAATGCGATTTCAGCGGGACCAATTCGCACGCTTGCCGCAAGTGGAATCGGAGATTTTCGCTTCATCTTAAAATGGAATGAGGCAAATTCACCATTGCATAGAAATGTAACAATAGAGGAAGTAGGCAACTCTGCAATGTATCTCCTATCCCCTCTTGCAAGCGCGGTTACAGGCGAGATTCATTATGTGGATTGCGGTTATAATATTATGGGAATGGCAGCTGTGGAGGAAAAGGACGGCAAGGCTACTATGGTTTGGGATTCTTATAAATGA
- a CDS encoding triose-phosphate isomerase, with amino-acid sequence MKIIASNFKTNHTRKSTLQFCENLEKFIAKNQTQNQSFPHQIMIFPPQSALLENRFKSFQVGAQNAYPTKNGSYTGEIGLEQLEEFGIQTLLIGHSERREILKESQEFCAEKFRFFSQLGFRICYCIGESQEIKQQGIEAVLEFLESEFEGINLNSPDLIVAYEPIWAIGSGVSASLEEITQIHTRLKQKLGKIPLLYGGSVKPQNVREILSLNGVDGVLIGSASWEISSFCQILDNSIDLRSKE; translated from the coding sequence ATGAAAATTATTGCAAGTAATTTTAAGACAAACCACACACGCAAAAGCACTTTACAATTTTGCGAGAATTTAGAAAAGTTTATTGCAAAAAATCAAACACAAAATCAATCCTTTCCACATCAAATTATGATTTTTCCCCCACAAAGCGCACTCTTAGAAAATCGCTTTAAGAGTTTTCAGGTTGGAGCGCAAAACGCCTACCCTACAAAAAACGGCTCTTACACAGGAGAAATTGGTTTGGAGCAATTAGAGGAGTTTGGGATTCAAACACTTTTGATTGGGCATAGTGAGAGGCGTGAGATATTAAAGGAATCGCAAGAATTTTGCGCAGAGAAATTTAGGTTTTTTAGTCAGTTGGGATTTAGAATTTGTTATTGTATTGGGGAGTCGCAAGAAATCAAACAACAAGGTATTGAAGCGGTTTTGGAGTTTTTGGAATCCGAATTTGAAGGGATTAATTTAAATTCACCTGATTTAATTGTTGCCTATGAGCCGATTTGGGCGATTGGCAGTGGGGTAAGTGCAAGTTTGGAGGAAATCACACAAATTCACACACGCTTAAAGCAAAAATTAGGTAAAATTCCGCTTTTGTACGGCGGAAGCGTGAAACCCCAAAATGTGCGTGAAATTCTCTCCCTAAATGGTGTAGATGGTGTGCTTATTGGAAGTGCGAGTTGGGAGATTTCAAGCTTTTGTCAAATTTTAGATAATTCCATTGATTTAAGGAGTAAAGAATGA
- a CDS encoding FUSC family protein, translating into MNFLQKIQENIKLIFTWNPSDRLWQMPFFAGLSVAIVLFIAAFFNRPDLGLVAIIGTNIFLYVPDTPIHHKMILCMASAFGIVASFTLGLIGQAFPALIPFIVFLVTMIGAQVVRYFSIGAPGFFFFTFAMILGTYIPFEVKDYPFAIGLVALGTMVANVMVLLYSLSVIYLFKHPPKPTPKIGEFGFGVIIIDPIIIAFFVSASMIFQNFLELERGYWVGVSCAAILTAVTFKQIWIKQTQRILGTILGVSFAYFLLHFSFSPIQFALLMMTLMFFAELTTVRNYALAMVFLTPYSTYLAEVASFMNYDPDLIIKARILDITIGSLFGLLGGAVMHWRPLRKMLERILRKIVFRWAGED; encoded by the coding sequence ATGAATTTTTTACAAAAAATTCAAGAGAATATTAAGCTCATTTTCACTTGGAATCCTAGCGATAGATTATGGCAAATGCCATTTTTTGCAGGATTAAGTGTTGCAATCGTGCTTTTTATTGCAGCTTTTTTTAATCGTCCTGATTTGGGACTTGTGGCAATCATCGGCACCAATATTTTTCTTTATGTTCCTGACACTCCAATTCACCATAAAATGATTTTATGTATGGCGAGTGCTTTTGGAATTGTTGCTTCCTTTACGCTTGGACTGATTGGACAAGCCTTTCCTGCGCTAATTCCATTCATCGTTTTTCTTGTTACGATGATAGGCGCGCAAGTCGTGCGCTATTTTAGCATTGGCGCGCCAGGATTCTTTTTCTTTACCTTTGCGATGATTCTTGGCACTTATATTCCTTTTGAAGTCAAAGACTATCCTTTTGCTATTGGGCTTGTCGCACTTGGAACAATGGTAGCCAATGTGATGGTTTTGCTGTATTCTTTAAGTGTAATTTACCTCTTCAAACATCCTCCAAAACCAACTCCAAAAATCGGAGAATTTGGCTTTGGCGTGATTATTATTGACCCTATTATCATTGCGTTTTTTGTCAGTGCCTCTATGATTTTCCAAAACTTTTTGGAATTAGAAAGAGGCTATTGGGTGGGGGTAAGTTGTGCTGCTATCTTAACAGCAGTTACTTTTAAACAGATTTGGATTAAACAGACACAAAGAATCTTGGGCACGATTCTAGGCGTAAGCTTCGCTTATTTCTTATTGCACTTTAGTTTCAGCCCAATTCAATTTGCGCTTTTGATGATGACATTAATGTTTTTTGCGGAATTAACAACAGTTAGGAATTATGCTTTAGCAATGGTATTTTTAACCCCTTATTCCACTTATTTGGCAGAAGTTGCAAGCTTTATGAATTATGACCCAGATTTGATTATCAAGGCAAGAATCCTAGATATTACAATTGGTAGTTTATTTGGGCTTTTGGGCGGTGCAGTAATGCATTGGAGACCTTTGCGAAAAATGCTAGAAAGAATCTTACGCAAAATCGTTTTTCGGTGGGCAGGAGAAGATTAA
- a CDS encoding methyl-accepting chemotaxis protein yields the protein MKNSYQLYRYSRVFNYCFIAIFVCLFIIEILDIHILLEFGAFCLGILTCSLTLIAGNRRDKYIQEITHCVSQLANGNLEARITNIQDNGALGNLSWAFNDLADQVEAFVRGGSSVITAASKKQYYRKLNSASLKGAFSYVGQLINKASYAVEEADKLGARGLIVNQISKQSAVSLKKDLNSISTNLNVVISVMNETSEEAKTISQSSNQGMQNVQVIVNNFSNLSSMMSQTSQSFECFTKRIKEIDAFVSLIKEITDQTNLLALNAAIEAARAGEHGRGFAVVADEVRKLAERATKTASEISSTTQVINQEMDEISGYVKEIDTITNDSNELMISFNETFGAMDKQAASLLDSISHTNKTSYIALLELDCILKKFASYSAVITNEIPQMASQCDIGEKSLIDKSICQKIFDFDESIQEFLEFIKLGNFTENQEQLQTYCQKFEAKSAEVYQQLHAIP from the coding sequence ATGAAGAATTCGTATCAACTTTATAGATATTCTAGGGTTTTTAATTATTGTTTTATTGCCATTTTTGTTTGTTTATTTATTATTGAAATTTTAGATATTCATATTTTGCTAGAATTTGGAGCTTTTTGTCTAGGTATTTTGACTTGCTCATTGACGCTAATAGCTGGAAATAGACGAGATAAGTATATTCAAGAAATTACCCATTGTGTTTCACAGCTTGCCAATGGAAACCTAGAAGCAAGAATTACAAATATTCAAGATAATGGTGCTTTGGGCAATCTGTCGTGGGCATTTAATGATTTGGCTGACCAAGTGGAAGCCTTTGTTAGAGGGGGGTCTTCCGTTATTACTGCCGCAAGCAAAAAACAATATTACAGAAAATTAAATTCTGCAAGCCTAAAAGGAGCTTTTTCTTATGTGGGACAGCTGATTAATAAAGCCTCTTATGCGGTTGAAGAAGCAGATAAATTGGGCGCAAGAGGTTTAATCGTGAATCAGATTTCTAAACAAAGCGCAGTGAGTTTGAAGAAAGATTTAAATTCAATTTCTACAAATCTAAATGTTGTAATTTCGGTAATGAATGAAACTTCTGAAGAGGCGAAAACGATTTCTCAATCTTCCAATCAAGGAATGCAGAATGTCCAAGTGATTGTGAATAATTTTTCCAACCTCTCCTCTATGATGTCGCAAACTTCACAATCCTTTGAGTGTTTCACAAAACGAATTAAAGAAATTGATGCATTTGTTTCTTTGATTAAGGAGATTACTGACCAAACTAATTTACTCGCCCTTAATGCCGCAATTGAAGCAGCAAGAGCAGGAGAACACGGAAGAGGATTTGCAGTCGTTGCTGATGAAGTCCGAAAACTAGCAGAGCGCGCCACGAAAACCGCGTCAGAAATCTCCTCTACCACACAGGTAATCAACCAAGAAATGGACGAGATTTCAGGCTATGTTAAAGAGATTGATACCATTACAAATGATTCCAATGAATTGATGATTTCATTCAATGAGACTTTTGGCGCAATGGATAAACAAGCGGCTTCTTTACTAGATTCTATTTCACATACCAATAAGACTTCTTATATTGCATTGCTAGAGTTGGATTGTATTTTGAAAAAATTTGCCTCCTATTCCGCTGTGATTACAAATGAGATTCCACAGATGGCTTCACAATGTGATATTGGAGAAAAATCTTTGATAGATAAGAGCATTTGCCAAAAAATCTTTGATTTTGATGAAAGTATCCAAGAGTTTTTAGAGTTTATTAAACTCGGTAATTTTACAGAGAATCAAGAACAATTACAAACATATTGTCAAAAATTTGAAGCTAAAAGCGCGGAAGTTTATCAGCAGCTTCACGCAATTCCCTAA